TGACCGATCTGGTTACGGTGGCGATTTTGTCGGCAGGTGGCGCAGCAAAGCCTATTGCTGGTTCTGCGGCACGCCGTCGGTGAGTTCGTAATAGTCGCCCTTGTCGGCGACAAAGATATGCAGGCCGATCCTGGTTTGGGTCGGCCCGTCGAACGACCCCAGCATGAGGCCGATCCAATCGCGTTCGACCGGATCGAAAAACAGCGACGAGCCGCAGGTGGCGCAGAAGCCGCGCCGCACTTTTTCCGACGAGAAGAACCAGGTGAGCCGGTTCTCCCCGGTGATGCGTACCCGGTCGCGCGGCAGGTCGACGCCCGCCTCATAATGCCCGGTATGCTTGCGGCACTTGCTGCAGTGACAGGCTGAGCCCTCGGGCAGTTCACCGTCCACGGTAAACCGCACCGCGCCGCACAGGCATGATCCCTGGTGCATCACCATTGCCAACCCTCCCCAGCCTGGCCCATCTGGCCTATCTGGCCCGGACGTAAACCATATTGCAAGCTTGCCCCGGACTCGTGCCCGCGCTCTGCGTTAAGGTTTGGTAAACCATGCGGCGGAGGCTTTCATGCGCGTACCATCCATCGGCCTGCCCCTCGACGAGCGTCGCATCGTGCGCGAAGGCTACCGTATCGCCGAGCGCATGCTGGCCGGCTACCAGGATCCGCCAAGCCTGCTGGAGACGCTGGCGTCCTGGCTGGCCATTGCCCGACAGCAGCTGCACGGCGTCTATCAGGCCATGCTGCGCAACTGAGGCCGGCGGTTCGCCGCCGCGCCGGCCCCGGGTGACCAGAGTCAGGGCTGCATGACCATGGTCTCGGCAACCTCGATGGTGCCGCGCGCCGAAAAGATCGGGCAGGTCTTGGCGTGCATGAGCGCGGTGGCCATGCTGTCGGCCTCCACCAGCATATACCCCGACACCGGATCGCCGACCGGGGCGGTCTTGCCATCGGCATCGAGGAAGCTCGATTTGCCGAGGCCCGCGCCGGGATCGAGCACCGCCTTGCCCATGCCGGCCAGCCAGGCATTCCACTCTGTCATCATCTTCTGCCCCGCTTCCGGGCTGTCAGGCATGCCGCCGCGGAAGACGAATATGAACTTGCTCATGGCTATTCCTTTCAGGTTTTGCTGCCACTGGCCCGAGGATAGGCGTGGTCAAAATATGCTCAAGAACATATTCTGACGCGGTTTAGGGTCACCAGACAGGAGGCCGACATGCCCTATGCCAAGGACCACAAGCTCAATACCCGCGCCCGCATCGTCGAGGCGGCGCGGCGACTGTTCAACACCCATGGCTATGACCGGGTGACGCTCGACATGGTGATGGCCGAAGCCGGCCTGACCCGCGGCGGCTTTTATGCCCACTTCCCCAGCAAGGAGGCGCTGTTCGCCGAAGCGGTGGACAGTTTCCTGATGGGTCGCGGCCTGCAATGGCGCAACGAGGCCGGGATCGACCCGACCCGGGGCGAACGCGTCATGGCCGAGCGGATGATCGACGCCTATCTCAGTGACGCGCACCTGACCGATCTGGCGGGGCAATGCCCGATGATCGCGCTGTCCTCCGATGTTGCGCGCGCCTCCGGCGAGGTGCGCGAAAGCTACCAGAAGCTGCTGGCGGCGATGATCTGGCTGTTCGAGGTCAATAGCGACGACCAGGGGCAGCGGGCGCGTGAAAAGGCCATGGCCATCGCCGCGCTCTGCGTAGGCGGCATGATCCTGGCCCGCACCCTGCCCGAAAGCCGCCTGGCCGACGAGGTGCGCCACGCCGCCCACGCCATGGCCCGCGATTTTTGCGCCGCGCCCGAAACCACGGTGGCCGCGACGGGCTGACCGGGCGGCAGAAACTTTCCAATCCCGGAAAGCATCTTGCTTTCGCGTCCGGACGCGGCTAAAAACTTTCCATCATTGGAAAGTTTAGAGTCCGCCATGACGCTCACCCTCTATATCCATCCCCTCGCCTCGTTCTGCCACAAGGTGCTGATCGGGCTTTACGAGAACGCCACACCCTTCGAGACGGCAATCGTCGATTTTGCCGATCCCGGCTCGGCCGCTTCGCTGTTCGACCAGTGGCCGGTGGGCAAGATCCCGGTGCTGCGCGACAGCGCCCGGGACCAGACCGTGCCTGAAACCAGCATCATCATCGACTATCTGCAGGCCCATTATCCCGGCCCGTTGCGCCTGCTGCCCGACGATCCGGACGCCATGCTGCAGGTGCGGCTCTGGGACCGGTTCTACGATCTCTATGTCAGCGTGCCGATGCAGAAGATCGTCACCGACCGCCTCCGCCCCGCCGGCGCCAGCGATCCGCATGGCGTCGCCGAGGCGCGAGCGACGCTGGATATGGCCTATTCCATGATCGAGACCCAGCTGCAGGGCAAGAGCTGGGCCTGTGGCGAGGACTTCAGCATGGCCGACTGCGCCGCCCTGCCGGCTTTGTTCTTCGGCCATATCGTCCAGCCCTTCGCCCCTGACCAGACCAGGCTCGCCGCCTATCTCGAGCGCCTGCTGGCGCGGCCGTCGGTGGCGCGGGTCATTGCCGAGGCGCAGCCGTGGTTCACCTACTTTCCCTATCACGACGCCATGCCGGCGCGGTTTCGCGCGGCCAAGCCATGACCGCCCTTGCCCCCAACCCGCCCGACCACCTGTTCCAGGCGCTGGCTGATCCCTATCGCCGGAGCCTGGTCGAACGGCTGTCGCGCGGCCCGGCAACGGTCAGCGCCCTGGCGGCGCCAAGCGAACTGGGCCTGCCGGCCGTGCTCAAGCAGTTGCGCATTCTCGAAGCGGGCGGCATTGTCGTTTCGACCAAGGCTGGGCGCGTCCGCACCTATCGCATGCAGCCAAACGCCTTTGCCGGCGTCAGCAGCTGGATCGCCCAGCGCGAGGCCGAGATGGGCCAGGCCTTTGACCGGCTGGAAGCGCTGATGGCCGACATCCCAGAGGAGAAAACCTGATGGGCGTCGCCGTCGATCACCGCAGCTTTGTCATCACCCGCGACCTGCCCGGCAGCCCGGTCCATGCCTTCCGCTTCTGGGCCGAACACGCGCTCAAGCGCCGCTGGTTCAGCTGCCATCCCGATTGGGACATGCTGGAGGATCGCTTCGATTTCCGCCGCGATGGCGGCGAGACCCTGCGCTGGCGCATGCCGGACGGCACCGAGCAGGCCATGCTGGCCCATTTCCTCTAAGTCCATCCGGCCGAGCGCCTCGTTTATGCCTATACGATGCGGACCAATGACCAGCCCATCTCCTCCTCGCTGGTCACCGTCGAGTTCACCCAGACCGGCCCACGCGCCAGCCGCATGACCTTTACCGAACAGGCCGT
This sequence is a window from Devosia beringensis. Protein-coding genes within it:
- a CDS encoding ArsR/SmtB family transcription factor; translation: MTALAPNPPDHLFQALADPYRRSLVERLSRGPATVSALAAPSELGLPAVLKQLRILEAGGIVVSTKAGRVRTYRMQPNAFAGVSSWIAQREAEMGQAFDRLEALMADIPEEKT
- a CDS encoding TetR/AcrR family transcriptional regulator, whose translation is MPYAKDHKLNTRARIVEAARRLFNTHGYDRVTLDMVMAEAGLTRGGFYAHFPSKEALFAEAVDSFLMGRGLQWRNEAGIDPTRGERVMAERMIDAYLSDAHLTDLAGQCPMIALSSDVARASGEVRESYQKLLAAMIWLFEVNSDDQGQRAREKAMAIAALCVGGMILARTLPESRLADEVRHAAHAMARDFCAAPETTVAATG
- a CDS encoding YciI family protein; the protein is MSKFIFVFRGGMPDSPEAGQKMMTEWNAWLAGMGKAVLDPGAGLGKSSFLDADGKTAPVGDPVSGYMLVEADSMATALMHAKTCPIFSARGTIEVAETMVMQP
- a CDS encoding GFA family protein; protein product: MHQGSCLCGAVRFTVDGELPEGSACHCSKCRKHTGHYEAGVDLPRDRVRITGENRLTWFFSSEKVRRGFCATCGSSLFFDPVERDWIGLMLGSFDGPTQTRIGLHIFVADKGDYYELTDGVPQNQQ
- a CDS encoding glutathione S-transferase family protein; the encoded protein is MTLTLYIHPLASFCHKVLIGLYENATPFETAIVDFADPGSAASLFDQWPVGKIPVLRDSARDQTVPETSIIIDYLQAHYPGPLRLLPDDPDAMLQVRLWDRFYDLYVSVPMQKIVTDRLRPAGASDPHGVAEARATLDMAYSMIETQLQGKSWACGEDFSMADCAALPALFFGHIVQPFAPDQTRLAAYLERLLARPSVARVIAEAQPWFTYFPYHDAMPARFRAAKP
- a CDS encoding SRPBCC family protein; protein product: MGVAVDHRSFVITRDLPGSPVHAFRFWAEHALKRRWFSCHPDWDMLEDRFDFRRDGGETLRWRMPDGTEQAMLAHFL
- a CDS encoding SRPBCC family protein; this encodes MRTNDQPISSSLVTVEFTQTGPRASRMTFTEQAVFGSARDGEIRENGTGIGFDRLVAVMAEG